gtggattatgatctgctgagttttgggatattggttttattataaaaaaatatgtggaaattaagcaggtcatcacatgTCTAGGGCATATTTTGAGTTTctaactatatcatataaaatatgtaaatacatcaattctaaatacctattcccatgacgatcttgaattTGACGCTTGCATTtttattcttctactcttttagttctgTAAATTGtgtcaggttatatatatatatatgctttaatcgttgtagcttccatgacttcatcaccttccgtgcatgctaagtaatgttcctgctcacattTTCAATGCACATAtaaaatatcaagtgatttgtcattattaaagcAAGATTGGGCTCATAGAGTTAACAACTAGAACTATAATACTTGTGCAAACTATTTAATTGTCCATGTATCTgctaatttaatttttatctagacagaccctaagttgtgataTACTGTTGTAATACATTCGAtctagattttttaaaatatccaattcacccacctctaaagattacaccaaaaatcacaattTGATGTTGGGGTCTCTTTTAGGTTTTATATATATCAACTATGGTAAATTTGCTTTGGTATTAAAACACTTTATTTACTTTGACTTACATAAAAGATgcactattttttattttacacaaTGTAACTTAATCCACTAATTTTTACTTGGTATAAAAGTCTATTAAACATCTATAGTTATTAAGTTAACCTATAATTATGTATAactattattaaatattaaaaattaagaatTCTGCGATATGTCATTATTATATTTGAATAACAAGAACTtgcaatatatttttttaaatgcattCTCTTtgtaaaaaaagaagaagaacaagttAATCTATTTGTTTAACATCAAATTTACTACTACCATTCAATGGAGTTTGGAATGATCGATTCATTTGCAAATAAGTAAAATAAGGgcttttgaattcaaaatttattTCTCATAACATATGGATAAATAATTTTAAACTGTGAGaagtttttttaaaagaaatattttttaaaaaaacaaaagaaggtggagaaatttttatttgcttaaatttatgttttcaattagtggaactaatttttaaaaagtaGTTTGCAATGAAATTATTTATATAGACATTCATcaacattaaaaatatttttattaattaatccTATAAATGCACATAAATTatgaaattgaaaaaattgaatcaatttcttttgtgcttatttcacaataatagaaaaaaaatattgaatatttAGCTAGTAAATTTTACAAATCACAATATTATAACAAGTCATTccactttaaaaaaaatactttaaaggAAATTAAAGAAGTTTAATCTAAAAGAACTTTTTGCCTTTCTTTTGCCAAGGACCAACATgatgaaatataaaaaaaaaattatgatctAAGTAATTTTAATCTTAAAttaatgttgaaaaattttaattataaaatgagagaacaaatttttataatattcaCCTAAACTTTATAAATTGATAGTAAGTTTTGAAAATAGATGGCGGTAGTATGTCATAGGTGCCTAAACAATTCCATCCTTTAGCGGCTTTTAAAAGTGCGCTTGAACAGACGTGAATcgtggttctctctctctctatctctctggGTTTGTCACTCTTGTCCCTGTTTCCCTCACACCCGTCCCTTTCTCTTTCCTGCAACAAAGGCTACGGGAAAAACCTCAGCAGTTCGGAGAATCGAAAGCGTTTCTGTGATTTTCGACCTCTTGGCATGAGCAATGAATGTTCATGGGTAAAAAGAACTAATCCACGTTTCTGATTTCTCCCTCTCGTTCTTGCAATTTAATAACCCGCAGTTCTCGATCTTCCTCCACTAGATTCCATTTGGGTCTCACTCAACGCCAATAATGGAAGCTTCATCACCCATCGCAATCCCACAAATCCCTACTCCAGAGCAGCCTGTGGCATCCCCGAGACCCTGCAAGAAGAGCTTTGTTGCTTCGTTAATGGAGGCCGCCGCACTTCGCTCTCCCTCCTTCAAGGAAGACACCTACTTCGTTTCCCACCTCAAGTCCTCCGAAAAGAAAGCTCTGCAAGATCTCAAGGACAAACTCGCCGCCGCCAATATTGAGTCTGATTCAATGTGGGGAATCCCCATTTCGGGCGGAGACGAAAGGGCTGATGTGATCCTCCTGAAGTTCTTGCGAGCCAGAGACTTCAGGGTCGCGGACTCGCTTCAAATGTTGCAGAAGTGCTTGGGTTGGAGGAAAGAGTTCGAAGCTGAGACCATCGTTGAggaagatttagggtttaaggagcTGGAAGGTCTGGTGGCTTACATGTCTGGGTTCGACAGAGAAGGTCACCCTGTTTGCTACAACGCTTATGGGGTGTTCAAAGATAAGGATATGTACGAGAGGATCTTTGGGGACGAAGAGAAGCTCAAAAAGTTTCTGAGGTGGAGAGTTCAGGTGCTTGAGAGAGGCATGAATCTTCTGCATTTCAAGCCTGGTGGGGTTAACTCTCTGATTCAGGTCACAGATCTCAAGGACATGCCCAAGAGAGAGCTCAGGGTCGCTTCTAATCAGATCCTCTCTCTTTTTCAAGACAACTATCCTGAAATGGTGGCTCGTAAGGTAGTATTAGCCACAGAGCAACAGCATTTGGGAGAAATTTATTATTTACCGTTTTTTGTGCTTTTGATTTTTCTGTTCTGCTCTGTTTTCGATCTCTTCTGTATATGACGAACTGATCTCCGCTCGTTTTTTCTTCTGGGGGTTTGATGGTTTTATTAGATTTTCATCAACGTGCCATGGTACTTCAGTGTTCTGTATTCGATGTTTAGCCCGTTCCTTACCCAACGAACCAAGAGTAAGTTTGTGATCTCGAAAGAAGGAAATGTTGCAGAGACCCTTTACAAGTGAGTCCCCGTAGCTTCTTTtgttctccctctctctcctcttcttttAATCAGCTATTCTTTATATCTCACTccatttttttagaaattatttttcttccaTAGTTGTGCTCTGTGCAGGGATAATGATCTGTATTGACCGGTCTGATTGCAAATCTTTGATGATCTTGCAGTGTTTTTGTTTGTTTCCAAAAATCACGTCTCTAGAATTTGGTTTCCAATGTGCCTTTTGATTTACCCTTTCCGATTCCCACTTCAGAAGTATATTTTTGCGAAACTGGGTGATTCaaatttgaaacatttgttttcTTCTCTGCATTTGCGTCTGTACCAATTCTTTGTCAGTTTCTTCTTTTTTGCACTTTTCTTTATggtcttttcaaattttttttcttgaagtGGGTTATTGCTTCCTAACCAGGTTTATCAGGCCGGAGGATGTGCCGGTTCAGTACGGAGGGCTGAGTCGACCAAGCGACTTGCAGCATGGTCCGGCCAAACCGGCTTCCGAGTTCACCGTGAAAGGAGGGGAGAAAGTTAACATACAGATTGAGGGAATTGAGGTTCATTCACATGCTCTCCACATTGCATTTGCCCCCTTTTCTTCATCTACCATGTATTATGTTAGTGCATTTTAGCAGAATCCATTTTCAATTCCTTCTTGTTCTGAGTTCTTTTAAAactgaaaaaatatataaaaggtATCGTAGTTAATATCACTATACGAGACAGACGTGGGACTTGTCCGCCTTTTCAATTACCCCTTTAAATTCATTCTATCCTTCAAAATTGTTAGATAAATCCCATGTTAAGATCATTGTTTTCACTGCATTCATGCTTTGAAATGGAAAATATAAATAATGTCATTGTTTCCGTTGCCCCTTGTGcttttatctttcacaaactaTTAGCAAAATCCCATGTTTAATCTCATCTCTCTGTGCTCGCGTGCTTATTTAGAATCCTGTAAGGAAactcctttttcattttgaatctgGGAAAACAGGCAGGGGCAACAATAACATGGGACATAGTTGTGGGAGGCTGGGACTTGGAATACGGGGCTGAGTTTGTGCCGACTGAAGACGGGAGCTACACCATCGCAGTGGAGAAGCCCAGGAAGATGGCAGCCTCAGAAGAGGCAGTGCACAACTCGTT
This Malania oleifera isolate guangnan ecotype guangnan chromosome 11, ASM2987363v1, whole genome shotgun sequence DNA region includes the following protein-coding sequences:
- the LOC131167983 gene encoding patellin-6, coding for MSNECSWIPFGSHSTPIMEASSPIAIPQIPTPEQPVASPRPCKKSFVASLMEAAALRSPSFKEDTYFVSHLKSSEKKALQDLKDKLAAANIESDSMWGIPISGGDERADVILLKFLRARDFRVADSLQMLQKCLGWRKEFEAETIVEEDLGFKELEGLVAYMSGFDREGHPVCYNAYGVFKDKDMYERIFGDEEKLKKFLRWRVQVLERGMNLLHFKPGGVNSLIQVTDLKDMPKRELRVASNQILSLFQDNYPEMVARKIFINVPWYFSVLYSMFSPFLTQRTKSKFVISKEGNVAETLYKFIRPEDVPVQYGGLSRPSDLQHGPAKPASEFTVKGGEKVNIQIEGIEAGATITWDIVVGGWDLEYGAEFVPTEDGSYTIAVEKPRKMAASEEAVHNSFTSREAGKMVLSVDNTASRKRKVAAYRYVVRKSTTA